One Streptomyces lincolnensis genomic region harbors:
- a CDS encoding pectate lyase family protein codes for MNTQVWHGHAMRKSAVLIGCTALVLGLTGTGAEAGSRDLGRQVLGANDGWGSEGAGTTGGSAADAEHVYTVTTWAEFKAALAAGGTAPRIIKVKGMIDAVSEGCEAFVTGGYDLQQYLKDYDPAVYGNDKVAMGPQEDARVASMANQNAQIKAFVPSNTTIVGVGKNSGILGGSLQIFGVSNVILRNLTIEAPLDCFPKWDPTDDNNTGNWNSEYDTVVVYGTDHVWLDHNTFTDGRFPDSERPVYFGKVFQQHDGLTDIVRGSNHVTVSWNRYENHDKNMLIGNGDGLAAIDAGKLKVTMHHNRFDGILQRSPRVRFGQVDVYNNHYVVNEEQQDDYYIFGVGISSQLHATDNAISLPPGASVGKALKKWSEAPLTAENNYVNGRRTDLIAVHNAEIPSETLQSGAGWKPTLRTKVDHPKAVPGIVAYRAGAGHLR; via the coding sequence ATGAACACACAGGTCTGGCATGGGCATGCCATGAGAAAGTCCGCCGTGCTGATCGGCTGCACCGCGCTCGTCCTCGGTCTCACCGGCACCGGTGCCGAGGCGGGTTCCCGGGACCTCGGCCGCCAGGTCCTCGGCGCCAACGACGGCTGGGGCTCCGAGGGCGCCGGCACGACCGGCGGTTCGGCCGCCGACGCCGAGCACGTCTACACGGTCACCACCTGGGCGGAGTTCAAGGCCGCGCTCGCCGCCGGCGGCACCGCACCCAGGATCATCAAGGTCAAGGGCATGATCGACGCCGTCTCGGAGGGCTGCGAGGCCTTCGTCACCGGCGGCTACGACCTCCAGCAGTACCTCAAGGACTACGACCCGGCCGTCTACGGCAACGACAAGGTCGCCATGGGGCCGCAGGAGGACGCGCGGGTCGCGTCCATGGCCAACCAGAATGCGCAGATCAAGGCCTTCGTCCCCAGCAACACCACCATCGTCGGCGTCGGGAAGAACTCCGGCATCCTCGGCGGCAGCCTCCAGATCTTCGGCGTCTCGAACGTCATCCTGCGCAACCTCACCATCGAGGCCCCGCTCGACTGCTTCCCCAAGTGGGACCCGACCGACGACAACAACACCGGCAACTGGAACTCCGAGTACGACACCGTGGTCGTCTACGGCACGGACCACGTGTGGCTCGACCACAACACGTTCACCGACGGCCGCTTCCCCGACAGCGAGCGGCCCGTCTACTTCGGCAAGGTCTTCCAGCAGCACGACGGGCTGACGGACATCGTGCGCGGCTCCAACCACGTGACCGTGTCCTGGAACCGCTACGAGAACCACGACAAGAACATGCTGATCGGCAACGGCGACGGCCTCGCCGCCATCGACGCCGGCAAGCTCAAGGTCACCATGCACCACAACCGCTTCGACGGGATCCTCCAGCGTTCCCCGCGCGTGCGGTTCGGGCAGGTCGACGTCTACAACAACCACTACGTGGTGAACGAGGAACAGCAGGACGACTACTACATCTTCGGTGTCGGCATCTCCTCGCAGCTCCACGCCACCGACAACGCCATCTCGCTGCCGCCCGGGGCGAGCGTCGGCAAGGCTTTGAAGAAGTGGAGCGAGGCCCCGCTGACCGCCGAGAACAACTACGTCAACGGCAGGCGGACCGACCTGATCGCCGTCCACAACGCGGAGATCCCGTCGGAGACCCTCCAGTCGGGCGCCGGATGGAAGCCGACCCTGCGGACCAAGGTCGACCACCCCAAGGCGGTCCCGGGGATCGTCGCGTACCGCGCGGGCGCCGGCCACCTGCGCTGA
- a CDS encoding PmoA family protein, which produces MTTNDSPVLRIAGRPVGRYITRPELPARLSPRPYLHPVTTLAGTAVTELSPADHTHHLGVGVAVPDVEGFNFWGGRTYVRDRGPTELDNHGAQRHTTFQLRDPDGFVEELRWVAAGAELLRERRTVAATELTDTAWALDFTFSLTNVTPEELSIGSPATNGRPGAAYGGFFWRARKEQEAPEVFSADTEGESALHGTRAGWIALAGAAWTLVFAGATEQTRRDPWFVRTAEYPGVGSSLAHDARLPIPPGDTVVRRIVTVVADGRLDRHEAAALVRKAVSQ; this is translated from the coding sequence ATGACGACCAACGACTCACCGGTCCTGCGGATCGCGGGCCGCCCGGTCGGCCGCTACATCACCCGGCCCGAGCTGCCCGCCCGGCTCAGCCCTCGCCCCTACCTGCACCCCGTCACCACCCTGGCCGGCACGGCGGTCACCGAACTGAGCCCCGCCGACCACACCCACCACCTCGGCGTCGGTGTCGCTGTTCCCGACGTCGAGGGGTTCAACTTCTGGGGCGGACGCACCTACGTCCGCGACCGGGGGCCGACCGAGCTCGACAACCACGGAGCCCAGCGCCACACCACGTTCCAGCTGCGCGACCCGGACGGCTTCGTCGAGGAACTGCGCTGGGTCGCCGCCGGAGCCGAGCTGCTGCGCGAGCGCCGTACCGTCGCCGCCACCGAACTCACCGACACGGCCTGGGCGTTGGACTTCACCTTCTCCCTCACCAACGTCACCCCCGAGGAGCTGTCGATCGGGAGCCCGGCCACCAACGGCCGCCCCGGCGCGGCCTACGGCGGGTTCTTCTGGCGGGCCCGCAAGGAGCAGGAGGCGCCGGAGGTGTTCAGCGCCGACACCGAGGGCGAGTCGGCCCTGCACGGCACCCGCGCCGGGTGGATAGCCCTGGCCGGCGCCGCCTGGACGCTGGTCTTCGCCGGCGCCACGGAGCAGACCCGCCGTGACCCCTGGTTCGTGCGCACCGCCGAATACCCGGGCGTGGGCTCGTCGTTGGCCCACGACGCGCGGCTGCCGATCCCGCCCGGCGACACCGTGGTACGGCGGATCGTCACCGTGGTCGCGGACGGCCGCCTGGACCGGCACGAGGCGGCGGCCCTGGTGCGGAAGGCGGTCAGCCAGTGA
- a CDS encoding pectinesterase family protein: MPSPERRLPFSRRGFLTASAALGLASLPTRATARPRPFGRYGSPAARLTPTTLYVDQVGRGDHTTVQAAVTAAGGSGWTLVIAPGTYRETVAVDASRTEMTWLGAGTDAREVVIVYDNAAGTPKPDGSGTYGTTGSATTTVKADGFTARHLTFANDWLRADHPGISGTQAVAIKVQGDRSAFHHCRFLGHQDTLYADSMALTVFARQYFSHCYAEGDVDFVFGRATAVYENCHFRTLTRTDLTSAPYGFVFAPSTAGANPRGYLVTRSRVSSEAPDGHYKLARPWVPSSDTTARPSLVVRDTRLGPGIDAVAPYAAMSDSFPWQNQRFAEYRNSGPGAAVTVPANRPQLTAEQAASATRAAYLGDWEPWKEPC; the protein is encoded by the coding sequence ATGCCCTCGCCCGAACGCCGACTCCCCTTCTCCAGAAGGGGGTTCCTGACCGCGAGCGCCGCCCTCGGCCTCGCCTCGCTCCCCACCCGGGCCACCGCCCGCCCCCGCCCCTTCGGCCGCTACGGTTCCCCGGCCGCACGCCTCACCCCGACGACCCTCTACGTCGACCAGGTCGGCCGGGGTGACCACACCACCGTCCAGGCCGCCGTGACCGCGGCCGGCGGCAGCGGCTGGACGCTGGTCATCGCGCCGGGGACGTACCGGGAGACGGTCGCCGTCGACGCGAGCCGCACGGAGATGACCTGGCTCGGCGCCGGCACGGACGCGCGCGAGGTCGTGATCGTCTACGACAACGCCGCCGGCACCCCGAAACCCGACGGCTCCGGCACCTACGGCACCACCGGCTCCGCCACCACCACCGTGAAGGCCGACGGCTTCACCGCCCGTCACCTCACCTTCGCCAACGACTGGCTGCGCGCCGACCACCCCGGCATCAGCGGCACCCAGGCCGTCGCCATCAAGGTGCAGGGCGACCGCTCCGCCTTCCACCACTGCCGCTTCCTCGGCCACCAGGACACCCTGTACGCCGACTCCATGGCCCTGACCGTCTTCGCCCGCCAGTACTTCTCGCACTGCTACGCCGAGGGCGACGTCGACTTCGTCTTCGGCCGGGCCACCGCCGTGTACGAGAACTGCCACTTCCGGACCCTGACCCGGACCGACCTGACCTCGGCCCCGTACGGCTTCGTCTTCGCGCCCTCCACGGCGGGCGCCAACCCGCGCGGATACCTCGTCACCCGCAGCCGGGTGAGCAGCGAGGCCCCCGACGGCCACTACAAGCTCGCCCGCCCCTGGGTGCCCAGTTCCGACACCACCGCCCGCCCGTCGCTCGTCGTCCGTGACACCCGGCTGGGCCCCGGCATCGACGCGGTCGCGCCCTACGCCGCCATGTCGGACTCCTTCCCCTGGCAGAACCAGCGCTTCGCCGAGTACCGCAACAGCGGACCGGGCGCGGCGGTCACCGTCCCCGCGAACCGCCCCCAACTCACCGCCGAACAGGCCGCGTCGGCGACCCGCGCGGCCTACCTCGGCGACTGGGAGCCGTGGAAGGAGCCGTGCTGA
- a CDS encoding glycoside hydrolase 43 family protein has product MTYTNPILNADWSDPDVVRVGDDFYLTASSFGRVPGLPLLHSRDLVNWTLVGHALERLEPGAEFAAPRHDCGVWAPSLRHHDDRFWIFWGDPDQGIFQVNAPGIRGPWTRPHLVKAGKGLIDPCPLWDDETGEAYLVHAWAKSRSGIKNRLTGHRMHPDGTSLLDEGKVIVDGDRIPGWFTLEGPKLYRHDGWFWILAPAGGVETGWQGAFRSRGFFGPYEEQIVLEQRDTDVNGPHQGGWVRTPSGEDWFLHFQQKGAYGRVVHLQPMRWGTDGWPVLGDEGAPVAVHRKPDLPEQSAAAPATDDDFPGGRFGRQWQWTANPQDGWATQHSGDGLRLACVRSADAHDLRKLPHVLTQRLPGTPSAVEVDLTLHGEEPGARAGLAVLGDAFGWIGLQRGADGEVHLVHRFAEAVAEKERDADHPRLAPEGRARLRIEIGAGARCRFFYDIGEGPTPSGPVFAATPWRWVGALLGLFALAPAGPGHAGAASFTRFRITPL; this is encoded by the coding sequence ATGACGTATACGAACCCGATCCTGAACGCCGACTGGTCCGATCCGGACGTCGTCCGCGTCGGCGACGACTTCTACCTCACGGCCTCCAGCTTCGGCCGCGTCCCCGGCCTGCCGCTGCTGCACTCGCGCGACCTGGTCAACTGGACCCTGGTCGGCCACGCCCTCGAACGGCTGGAACCGGGCGCGGAGTTCGCGGCGCCGCGGCACGACTGCGGTGTCTGGGCACCCTCCCTCCGGCACCACGACGACCGCTTCTGGATCTTCTGGGGCGACCCCGACCAGGGCATCTTCCAGGTCAACGCCCCCGGGATCAGGGGCCCTTGGACACGTCCGCACCTCGTCAAGGCGGGCAAGGGGCTCATCGACCCCTGCCCGCTGTGGGACGACGAGACCGGTGAGGCCTATCTGGTGCACGCCTGGGCGAAGTCCCGCTCGGGCATCAAGAACCGTCTCACCGGGCACCGGATGCACCCTGACGGGACGTCACTTCTCGACGAGGGCAAGGTGATCGTCGACGGGGACCGCATTCCCGGCTGGTTCACCCTCGAAGGCCCCAAGCTGTACCGGCACGACGGCTGGTTCTGGATCCTGGCGCCGGCCGGGGGAGTGGAGACCGGCTGGCAGGGCGCCTTCCGCTCGCGCGGCTTCTTCGGACCGTACGAGGAACAGATCGTCCTGGAGCAGAGGGACACCGACGTCAACGGCCCCCACCAGGGCGGCTGGGTGCGCACCCCGTCCGGCGAGGACTGGTTCCTGCACTTCCAGCAGAAGGGCGCCTACGGCAGGGTCGTCCACCTCCAGCCGATGCGCTGGGGCACGGACGGCTGGCCGGTGCTCGGCGACGAGGGCGCCCCCGTCGCCGTCCACAGGAAGCCGGACCTGCCCGAGCAGTCGGCCGCCGCCCCGGCCACCGACGACGACTTCCCCGGCGGACGCTTCGGACGTCAGTGGCAGTGGACGGCCAACCCGCAGGACGGCTGGGCCACCCAGCACTCCGGGGACGGCCTCCGCCTGGCCTGCGTCCGCTCGGCCGACGCGCACGACCTGCGCAAGCTGCCCCACGTCCTGACCCAGCGGCTGCCGGGCACCCCGTCCGCCGTCGAGGTCGATCTGACCCTGCACGGCGAGGAACCGGGCGCCCGCGCGGGCCTCGCGGTCCTCGGCGACGCGTTCGGCTGGATCGGCCTCCAGCGGGGCGCCGACGGTGAGGTCCACCTCGTGCACCGGTTCGCCGAAGCGGTCGCCGAGAAGGAACGGGACGCCGACCATCCGCGGCTCGCTCCCGAGGGACGGGCACGGCTGCGGATCGAGATCGGCGCCGGGGCGCGCTGCCGCTTCTTCTACGACATCGGGGAGGGCCCGACTCCCTCGGGACCGGTCTTCGCCGCCACCCCCTGGCGCTGGGTCGGCGCCCTGCTCGGACTGTTCGCCCTCGCACCCGCCGGACCGGGACACGCCGGCGCGGCGAGCTTCACCCGGTTCCGGATCACCCCGCTGTAA
- a CDS encoding pectinesterase family protein, which yields MTHFRSKRLLRPGHARVVAAVLALVGALFLGSLGDARAATPAPASSSVPSPASSGAADRWSDRPHGFASLAGGTTGGAGGKVVTVTDQASLAAYAAAPEPYVIRVQGTITAQPFGASVTVASDKTIVGVGTGGELVQGEFHLAPGTHNVIIRNMTIRDSAVEGNWDCKDTDFDGIQMDTVHHVWVDHNRFSNICDGQLDVRKDSEYITVSYNRFENNNKTFGLGWTTNVRTQITIDHNWFANTKQRNPSVDNAAYAHLYNNYLTAQVDPGDPVWTYGNWSRGRTKMVIENSYYQDVQHPYQADATAELVQRGSILRNTSGRHDAWGAAFDPREFYAYRLDPAAAVPALVKKFSGPQKRIGVALRVPADHPTVQAAVDAVPAGNTVPVTIAVAPGTYREKVLIPATKPNIVLQGTGQDRSDTVIVFDTPAEYGGSTGSATVRIAANDVTARNLTFSNDFDEAAVELKGEQALAMKTTGDRIVFEDTAFLGNQDTLMTDSPKLDVISRVYVRDSYIEGDVDFVYGRATTVVERSVIRALSRGSDSNNGYITAASTWTGNPYGFLITGSRIVSDAPAGTFHLGRPWHPGGEPNAVAQVLIRDTWLPAAIKSSPWTDMSGFSWKDARFTEYHNRGPGAGVTADRPQMSDTAARDHTVADYLAGTDGWAPYARH from the coding sequence ATGACGCACTTCCGTAGCAAGCGTTTACTGAGACCGGGGCACGCCAGAGTCGTGGCCGCCGTGCTCGCCCTGGTGGGCGCCCTGTTCCTCGGGTCGCTCGGGGACGCCCGTGCGGCGACCCCCGCGCCGGCCTCCTCGTCGGTCCCGTCGCCGGCCTCCTCGGGTGCGGCCGACCGCTGGAGCGACCGGCCGCACGGGTTCGCCTCGCTGGCCGGCGGGACCACCGGCGGGGCGGGCGGCAAGGTCGTGACCGTCACCGACCAGGCCTCGCTGGCCGCGTACGCGGCGGCGCCCGAGCCGTACGTCATCCGTGTCCAGGGCACGATCACCGCGCAGCCCTTCGGCGCGAGCGTCACCGTCGCCTCGGACAAGACGATCGTCGGCGTCGGCACGGGCGGTGAACTGGTGCAGGGCGAGTTCCACCTCGCACCCGGCACGCACAACGTGATCATCCGCAACATGACGATCCGCGACTCGGCGGTCGAGGGCAACTGGGACTGCAAGGACACCGACTTCGACGGCATCCAGATGGACACCGTCCACCACGTCTGGGTCGACCACAACCGCTTCTCGAACATCTGCGACGGGCAGCTCGACGTCCGCAAGGACAGCGAGTACATCACCGTCTCCTACAACCGCTTCGAGAACAACAACAAGACGTTCGGGCTGGGCTGGACCACCAACGTCAGGACGCAGATCACGATCGACCACAACTGGTTCGCGAACACCAAGCAGCGCAACCCGTCCGTGGACAACGCGGCCTACGCCCACCTCTACAACAACTACCTGACGGCACAGGTGGATCCCGGCGACCCCGTGTGGACGTACGGGAACTGGTCGCGCGGCCGGACGAAGATGGTCATCGAGAACAGCTACTACCAGGACGTCCAGCACCCCTACCAGGCCGACGCCACCGCCGAGTTGGTGCAGCGCGGGTCGATCCTGCGGAACACGAGCGGACGGCACGACGCGTGGGGCGCCGCCTTCGACCCGCGGGAGTTCTACGCCTACCGGCTGGACCCGGCGGCCGCCGTCCCGGCGCTGGTGAAAAAGTTCTCCGGCCCGCAGAAGCGGATCGGGGTGGCCCTGCGGGTCCCGGCCGACCACCCGACCGTGCAGGCCGCCGTGGACGCCGTGCCCGCCGGCAACACCGTGCCGGTGACGATCGCGGTGGCTCCGGGGACGTACCGGGAGAAGGTCCTCATCCCCGCGACCAAGCCGAACATCGTGCTCCAGGGGACTGGACAGGACCGGTCCGACACCGTCATCGTCTTCGACACGCCCGCCGAGTACGGGGGTTCGACCGGCAGCGCGACGGTACGGATCGCGGCGAACGACGTCACCGCCCGCAACCTCACCTTCAGCAACGACTTCGACGAGGCCGCGGTCGAGCTGAAGGGCGAGCAGGCCCTCGCCATGAAGACGACCGGCGACCGGATCGTCTTCGAGGACACCGCGTTCCTGGGCAACCAGGACACCCTGATGACCGACAGCCCCAAGCTGGACGTGATCAGCCGGGTCTACGTCCGCGACTCCTACATCGAGGGCGACGTCGACTTCGTCTACGGACGGGCCACCACCGTCGTCGAGCGGTCCGTGATCCGGGCGCTGAGCCGGGGCTCGGACAGCAACAACGGCTACATCACGGCCGCTTCGACCTGGACCGGCAACCCGTACGGCTTCCTGATCACCGGTTCGCGGATCGTGAGCGACGCGCCGGCCGGGACCTTCCACCTGGGGCGGCCGTGGCACCCGGGCGGGGAGCCGAACGCCGTCGCCCAGGTGCTGATCCGCGACACCTGGCTGCCCGCCGCGATCAAGTCCTCGCCGTGGACCGACATGAGCGGCTTCTCGTGGAAGGACGCGCGCTTCACCGAGTACCACAACCGCGGGCCGGGCGCCGGGGTGACCGCGGACCGGCCGCAGATGAGCGACACCGCGGCCCGGGACCACACCGTCGCCGACTACCTCGCGGGCACCGACGGCTGGGCGCCGTACGCCCGCCACTGA
- a CDS encoding rhamnogalacturonan acetylesterase — protein MSLTRRQVTTAAVAAVPLGLAATGTAQASGSRRSRTLYIAGDSTAAQKYAAAAPETGWGMAIPFFLRKGLAVANHAVNGRSSKSFVDEGRLDVVLGAIRPGDFLVIQFAHNDEKAEDPTRYTEPWTTYQDHLRLYVEGARARGARPVLATPVERRRFDTGGKAVPTHGEYPAAMRALAEQERVALLDLQALSLALWQELGVEGTKTYFNWTATEQDNTHFNPPGAIAVARLVARELLRTRVLAPQDVRRLDQVIPESWITWPQAAA, from the coding sequence GTGTCACTCACCCGCAGACAAGTAACCACCGCGGCAGTCGCGGCCGTTCCCCTCGGCCTCGCCGCGACCGGCACTGCCCAGGCCTCCGGAAGCCGCCGTTCCCGGACCCTCTACATCGCCGGTGATTCCACCGCGGCCCAGAAATACGCCGCCGCCGCACCCGAGACCGGGTGGGGGATGGCGATCCCGTTCTTCCTGCGCAAGGGGCTGGCCGTCGCCAACCACGCGGTGAACGGGCGCAGTTCGAAGAGCTTTGTGGACGAAGGGCGGCTGGACGTCGTCCTCGGCGCGATCAGGCCGGGCGACTTCCTGGTGATCCAGTTCGCGCACAACGACGAGAAGGCCGAGGATCCCACTCGGTACACCGAGCCCTGGACGACGTACCAGGACCATCTGCGTCTCTATGTCGAGGGCGCCCGTGCGCGGGGCGCCCGGCCGGTGCTGGCGACGCCGGTGGAGCGCCGCAGGTTCGACACGGGCGGCAAGGCCGTGCCGACCCATGGCGAGTATCCGGCGGCGATGCGTGCGCTCGCCGAGCAGGAACGCGTCGCGCTGCTCGACCTCCAGGCCCTGTCGCTCGCGCTGTGGCAGGAGCTCGGTGTCGAGGGCACGAAGACGTACTTCAACTGGACGGCGACCGAGCAGGACAACACGCACTTCAACCCGCCCGGCGCGATCGCCGTGGCCCGGCTGGTGGCGCGTGAGCTGCTGCGCACCCGGGTGCTGGCCCCGCAGGACGTCCGCCGGCTCGACCAGGTGATCCCCGAGTCGTGGATCACCTGGCCACAAGCCGCCGCGTAA
- a CDS encoding Gfo/Idh/MocA family protein: MSSTTIDIVLAGARGHGRWHLDNIRRLQDKGIVRLAGICELTPLTGGELPEGLGTPEQSADFGALLDSTGARIAVICTPIPTHTDLALTAAAKGVHVLLEKPPAPSYAEYRRMADGVAAAGVACQIGFQSLGSHAVPAIREMIAEGAIGEITGVGGAGAWARAEEYYRRAPWAGRRRMNGVDVIDGALTNPLAHAVATGLALAGAARAEDVTGIETELLRANDIESDDTSCVRVTTAGGLPVTVAATLCAEHPDDPYVLVHGSRGRITFWYKQDRVLLQRADHGPEEYEFGRTDLLENLVDHLTDGAGLLVTPDGTGAFMKVVEAIRLAPDPAPLPEQAWHLIPEENRRVVPGIDGLVTAAADTLSLYSELGAPWALAAAPPKEVST, encoded by the coding sequence GTGAGCTCTACGACCATCGACATCGTCCTGGCGGGCGCGCGCGGACACGGGCGCTGGCACCTGGACAACATCCGCAGGCTCCAGGACAAGGGCATCGTCCGTCTCGCCGGCATCTGCGAGCTGACCCCGCTGACCGGGGGCGAACTGCCCGAGGGCCTCGGCACGCCCGAGCAGTCCGCCGACTTCGGCGCGCTGCTGGACTCCACCGGCGCGCGGATCGCGGTGATCTGCACCCCGATCCCCACCCACACCGACCTGGCGCTCACGGCCGCCGCCAAGGGCGTCCACGTCCTGCTGGAGAAGCCGCCGGCCCCGTCGTACGCCGAGTACCGGCGGATGGCCGACGGGGTCGCCGCGGCCGGCGTCGCCTGCCAGATCGGCTTCCAGTCGCTGGGCTCGCACGCCGTGCCCGCGATCCGCGAGATGATCGCCGAGGGTGCGATCGGCGAGATCACCGGCGTCGGCGGGGCCGGCGCCTGGGCGCGCGCCGAGGAGTACTACCGCCGGGCACCCTGGGCCGGCCGGCGCCGCATGAACGGCGTCGACGTGATCGACGGAGCGCTGACCAACCCGCTCGCGCACGCCGTCGCCACCGGTCTCGCGCTGGCCGGGGCCGCCCGCGCCGAGGACGTCACCGGCATCGAGACCGAGCTGCTGCGCGCCAACGACATCGAGTCCGACGACACCTCCTGCGTCCGCGTCACCACCGCCGGGGGCCTGCCGGTGACCGTCGCCGCGACCCTGTGCGCCGAGCACCCCGACGACCCGTACGTCCTGGTGCACGGCAGCCGCGGCCGGATCACGTTCTGGTACAAGCAGGACCGCGTCCTGCTCCAGCGCGCCGACCACGGGCCCGAGGAGTACGAGTTCGGCCGCACCGACCTGCTGGAGAACCTGGTCGACCACCTCACCGACGGCGCCGGCCTGCTGGTCACCCCGGACGGGACCGGCGCGTTCATGAAGGTCGTCGAGGCGATCCGGCTGGCCCCCGACCCGGCCCCGCTGCCGGAGCAGGCCTGGCACCTGATCCCCGAGGAGAACCGCCGGGTCGTGCCCGGCATCGACGGCCTCGTCACGGCCGCCGCCGACACCCTCTCGCTCTACTCCGAGCTGGGCGCCCCCTGGGCGCTCGCTGCCGCGCCACCGAAAGAGGTGAGCACCTGA
- a CDS encoding ABC transporter substrate-binding protein — translation MKISIRRSRRAAVAVALGSVLALTATACGDDGSGTGGDKGEEGSGKGEIVFWDNNGGVRTDIWKEVIADFEKANPDIKVEYVGIPSTDYQSKVDTALQGGGLPDVGGVGAAMLAGFAAQNALEPLDDRLTKSSLNGKMNEDMVKSLKAAGGGDGTLYSIPTSANNGVLYYRTDLFEQAGLDAPTTWDKFYEAADKLTDAKKNEFGYTIRGGAGSIAQALDAMYGQSGITSFWNGDKTTVNDPKNVAALEKYAALYKKVTPAADLNNDFTKMVAQWDSGTIGMLNHNLGSYQDHVKALGVDKFRGIPQPTGLAGKRVQVSNPVDGLGLFKSSKNKEAAWKFIEFATSAAENSKFNKSAGQVPSNTDAAKDAWVSEAEPTKLAAAALSDGSTTIVQLPYYLPDWNTISKADNEPNLQKVLLGDMKAKEFLDTLADQLNTAQAEWNERNG, via the coding sequence ATGAAGATCAGCATCCGCAGAAGCAGGCGCGCCGCCGTGGCCGTCGCTCTGGGCTCCGTCCTCGCCCTGACCGCCACCGCCTGCGGTGACGACGGCAGCGGCACCGGCGGTGACAAGGGCGAAGAGGGCAGCGGCAAGGGCGAGATCGTCTTCTGGGACAACAACGGCGGTGTGCGCACCGACATCTGGAAGGAGGTCATCGCCGACTTCGAGAAGGCGAACCCGGACATCAAGGTCGAGTACGTCGGCATCCCCTCCACCGACTACCAGTCCAAGGTCGACACCGCCCTCCAGGGCGGCGGCCTGCCCGACGTCGGCGGTGTCGGCGCCGCGATGCTCGCCGGCTTCGCCGCCCAGAACGCCCTGGAGCCGCTGGACGACCGGCTCACCAAGTCCTCGCTGAACGGCAAGATGAACGAGGACATGGTCAAGTCGCTGAAGGCGGCCGGCGGTGGTGACGGCACGCTGTACTCCATCCCGACCTCCGCCAACAACGGCGTCCTGTACTACCGCACCGACCTGTTCGAGCAGGCGGGCCTGGACGCGCCCACCACCTGGGACAAGTTCTACGAGGCCGCGGACAAGCTCACCGACGCCAAGAAGAACGAGTTCGGCTACACCATCCGCGGCGGCGCCGGTTCCATAGCCCAGGCGCTGGACGCGATGTACGGGCAGAGCGGGATCACCTCGTTCTGGAACGGCGACAAGACGACGGTCAACGACCCCAAGAACGTCGCGGCGCTGGAGAAGTACGCGGCCCTCTACAAGAAGGTCACCCCGGCCGCCGACCTGAACAACGACTTCACCAAGATGGTCGCCCAGTGGGATTCCGGCACGATCGGAATGCTGAACCACAACCTGGGTTCCTACCAGGACCATGTGAAGGCGCTCGGGGTCGACAAGTTCCGGGGCATTCCGCAGCCGACCGGTCTCGCCGGCAAGCGGGTCCAGGTGTCCAACCCCGTCGACGGACTGGGGCTGTTCAAGAGCTCCAAGAACAAGGAAGCGGCCTGGAAGTTCATCGAGTTCGCCACGTCCGCCGCGGAGAACTCGAAGTTCAACAAGTCCGCGGGCCAGGTGCCGTCGAACACCGACGCGGCCAAGGACGCGTGGGTGTCGGAGGCGGAGCCGACGAAGCTGGCCGCCGCGGCGCTCAGTGACGGGTCCACGACGATCGTGCAGCTGCCGTACTACCTGCCCGACTGGAACACGATCTCCAAGGCCGACAACGAGCCGAACCTCCAGAAGGTGCTGCTCGGGGACATGAAGGCGAAGGAGTTCCTGGACACGCTCGCCGACCAGCTGAACACGGCGCAGGCGGAGTGGAACGAGCGGAACGGCTGA